From one Macaca nemestrina isolate mMacNem1 chromosome 3, mMacNem.hap1, whole genome shotgun sequence genomic stretch:
- the LOC105486339 gene encoding small ribosomal subunit protein uS14 has product MGHQQLYWSHPRKFGQGSRSCRVCSNRHGLIRKYGLNMCRQCFRQYAKDIGFIKLD; this is encoded by the coding sequence ATGGGTCACCAGCAGCTGTACTGGAGCCACCCGCGAAAATTCGGCCAGGGTTCTCGCTCTTGTCGCGTGTGTTCAAACCGGCACGGTCTGATCCGGAAATATGGCCTCAATATGTGCCGCCAGTGTTTCCGTCAGTACGCGAAGGATATCGGTTTCATTAAGTTGGACTAA